The following proteins are encoded in a genomic region of Dasypus novemcinctus isolate mDasNov1 chromosome 3, mDasNov1.1.hap2, whole genome shotgun sequence:
- the LOC101438840 gene encoding olfactory receptor 4F15-like has translation MDKLNESFVSEFVLLGLPSSSETKVFLTLIFSLLYLGIILGNLFILFLVIFDSHLHSPMYFLLANLSLIDVIFSSTTVPKMITDLLSEYKVISFQGCMAQICFIHIIGGVEMVLLIAMAFDRYTAICKPLHYLKIMNPKICVSFVISAWVTGVIHAMSQFIFIINLPFCGPNKIDSFYCDFPRIIQLACIDGYKYEFIIAANSGFMTMGTFFLLILSYVFILVTVWKRSSGDLSKAFVTLSAHITVVVLYFTPCMFLYVWNFHTSPLDKYLFIADFAITPVLNPAIYTLRNKDMKIAMKRLRKHGYNAQIC, from the coding sequence ATGGATAAACTGAATGAATCATTTGTTTCTGAGTTTGTGCTTCTAGGACTCCCTAGTTCTTCAGAAACAAAAGTTTTTCTcacactaatattttccttactTTATTTAGGGATAATCCTGGgaaatcttttcattttgtttttggtgATTTTTGATTCTCACTTACATTCCCCTATGTACTTCCTGCTGGCCAACCTGTCCCTCATTGATGTGATCTTTTCCTCAACGACAGTCCCCAAGATGATCACAGACCTTTTAAGTGAATATAAAGTAATTTCTTTCCAAGGTTGTATGGCACAGATATGCTTCATTCACATCATAGGAGGAGTGGAGATGGTGTTACTCATAGCCATGGCGTTTGACAGGTATACGGCAATCTGCAAGCCTCTTCACTATTTGAAAATCATGAACCCTAAAATATGTGTTTCATTTGTTATCTCTGCCTGGGTAACTGGAGTGATCCATGCTAtgtctcaatttatttttattataaatttgcCCTTCTGTGGCCCTAATAAAATAGACAGCTTTTACTGTGACTTTCCCAGGATCATACAACTTGCCTGCATAGATGGGTACAAATATGAGTTTATCATTGCTGCCAACAGTGGATTCATGACCATGGGCACCTTTTTCCTGCTTATCCTGTCCTATGTCTTCATTTTGGTGACTGTCTGGAAACGTTCTTCAGGAGACTTATCCAAGGCATTTGTCACATTGTCAGCTCACATCACTGTGGTTGTTCTTTATTTTACTCCATGTATGTTTCTCTATGTGTGGAATTTCCACACATCACCACTTGACAAATACCTGTTTATTGCTGATTTTGCTATCACCCCTGTCTTGAATCCTGCTATCTATACACTAAGAAATAAAGACATGAAGATAGCCATGAAAAGATTGAGGAAACATGGATATAATGCCCAAATTTGCTGA